From Desulfatibacillum aliphaticivorans DSM 15576, one genomic window encodes:
- the atpG gene encoding ATP synthase F1 subunit gamma: protein MPSLKDVQNKISGVKKTRQITKAMNMVAASRLRGAQLKMEAFRPYADKFGQVLGSLAERAGEDASPLLTPKDKVKKILLVLCTSDRGLCGGFNINLIEKAEDFLAGLDSDVEFDLVNFGKRGRDWAKKEGYNRIQEHLGVVGAKFGFSVASDSGATFIQKFLEGEYDEVHIVYSEFVSMGKQVPTLQQLIPIPPIETEEVVEEEDQGYLPEHICEPSADALLADLLPRNVYVQIYKALLETSTSEQAARMTAMDNATKACNDMLDELTLMYNKARQAAVTTELMDIVGGAEALKG, encoded by the coding sequence TTCCAGGCTCCGCGGCGCCCAGCTGAAAATGGAAGCCTTCAGGCCTTACGCCGACAAGTTCGGACAGGTGCTGGGCAGCCTGGCTGAACGGGCGGGGGAAGACGCAAGTCCTCTTCTTACGCCTAAGGATAAGGTGAAGAAAATCCTTCTGGTCTTGTGCACGTCTGACCGCGGCCTCTGCGGCGGGTTTAACATCAACCTGATCGAAAAGGCTGAAGACTTCCTGGCCGGGCTGGACTCGGACGTGGAATTTGACTTGGTCAACTTCGGCAAGAGGGGACGCGACTGGGCCAAAAAGGAAGGATATAATAGAATTCAGGAACATTTGGGAGTGGTGGGCGCAAAGTTCGGTTTCAGCGTGGCCTCCGACTCCGGCGCCACTTTTATCCAGAAGTTCCTGGAAGGGGAGTATGACGAAGTGCACATCGTCTATTCCGAATTTGTCAGCATGGGCAAGCAAGTGCCGACTCTGCAGCAACTGATCCCCATTCCGCCTATTGAGACTGAGGAAGTTGTTGAAGAAGAAGATCAGGGCTACCTCCCTGAGCACATTTGCGAACCTTCTGCAGACGCTCTTTTGGCAGACCTGCTGCCTCGCAACGTGTACGTTCAGATCTACAAGGCGCTGTTGGAAACCTCCACCAGTGAGCAAGCCGCTCGTATGACAGCTATGGACAACGCCACCAAGGCTTGCAACGACATGCTGGACGAGTTGACGCTGATGTACAATAAGGCCAGGCAGGCCGCCGTCACCACGGAGCTTATGGACATCGTGGGCGGCGCTGAGGCCCTTAAGGGTTAA